The segment ATGAATCTGGAGCACGAGATTGTTCGTTACAAGCCCGACCTTGTGATCGTTTACGCCGGCTACAACGACACGGCTTACGGCAGTGAGCTTTCCGCGCGACGTCTGTTTGAAATCGCGGCGAAACTGGGCCCGGATATCTCCGCCGAAGATTATCGCCGCGTCATCGCGGACGAAATGGCGCGATCGAGCGAACGGGGAAAGGCCATCCGTCGAATGGGGATATGGTTGAACGAATTTTCCACGTATCGCCTGATGGCCCGATTCGTCACCGGCATGCGAAACACGATGATGCCGGCGCCAAGCGTGGCGGTGTTGGACCATCTGCCGCAATCGGTTTCCGAAACGGAGTTTGGTGAAAATCTCGGCGAGATGGCCGCCATCGCGCGCGCGCACGGGTTCGCCATCGTTTTCGCGGCCGAGGCATCCGTTCCCGGACTTCCGCGTTATCAATCGGTCATGCGGCGCGTGGCAAACGAAACCGGGACACCTTTTCTGGATGCGCGATCCGGGGTGGGGAGATGCGGCAAGCTGTTTGACGAGCTGTTTCTGGATGACGTCCATTTGACGGCCGCCGGGCACGCGTGCCTGGCGGAGATCCTCGATTGCTTTCTCGTCGAGCACGGCCTTGTCGCGGACGCGGGTGTCATTGCGCGACGGGAGGCGGTTTTGCCGTGAAACGCGTGGTCCCGACACTTGCGGTCCTCGTTGCCGGCGCGCTCGCGGGCATCGCCCTGGCACTTCTACTGCGTAATCCGATCACAGCGACGCATGGCGCGGGCTATGCCCTCCACGGGGAGATCGGCGGGCGGGCCGGCGAGATCGTCCTTCACGCGGGCGCGCGGATCGAGGTGCCCTTTCCCGACGATGTTCGCCGGGGAAAGTCGGCGATCCTCGCGTTTCGCCCGCATAACGAGGCGCCGGCCGCGTGGTCGCTCGTGGCGAAAACCGGCGACGGCGAAATCCTCGTTCTGGTCGATGAGGAGCACGAGGGAAACGTGTTCGACGCCGTGCTTGCGGGCCTTGTCGAAATCGGCTTCGAGCATGGGATCATCACCGTTTCGATGGACGGAGATCCGCGCATCGAACGTCATCGGGATTTGGCGGATATCGCGTCCGTGTCGCTTCAGGCCGACGCCGGCGAGTTGCGCCTGCGCGCGGTGTCGCTTGTCGCCGCGGATTGGGGCGCGGGCGGGATTCCGGATTTCCGGGTTGTCGCGCACGACGAGTTCGAGGCGGTCTGGCCGTCCGGCGGGAGGCTCGCGATTTTCGCGCTGGCCGGTCTTGCGTTTGCCGCGCTGACGATGCTGGTCGAAGGCCGGTTGACGCAATCGTTCGCATCCGTCGCGTCCGCGAGACTCAGCCAGATCTTTTCTTTTGGCGTTCTGGCGTTGGGCCTGCACCTTTGCCGCACGGCGCTCGCGCTCGAAGGGGGGGAGCTTTTTGTAGGGGCGATATTCGGCTACTTGCGATTGCGTTTTGTGCTCGCGCGCTCGGGGCTCGCGGCGCCGGAAAACGCGCCGGCCATCGGGCGCTTTCTTCTGCCGTTGTTTGCGCTCGCCGGAGCCTTTGGCGCGTTTCGCGCGGCCTCGAGCGGAGACACGGATGTCGAGGATTCTTTTTTTCTCGTCTTCGTCGCCGCCGCGATTCCGTTCGCGCTTGCGCGTCTGTACGCGCGGCTCACGGATACGTCGTTCGAGCGTGGGCGCCGCGCGATGGGGTTGGCGACCGTCCCGCTCGCGTTCACGGCTCTGACGTCGCTCGCGTGGGTGTTCGCGTTGCCGGCGCTCGGGTGGCCGGCGCTCGCGTCGCGCGATC is part of the bacterium genome and harbors:
- a CDS encoding SGNH/GDSL hydrolase family protein; translated protein: MKRVVPTLAVLVAGALAGIALALLLRNPITATHGAGYALHGEIGGRAGEIVLHAGARIEVPFPDDVRRGKSAILAFRPHNEAPAAWSLVAKTGDGEILVLVDEEHEGNVFDAVLAGLVEIGFEHGIITVSMDGDPRIERHRDLADIASVSLQADAGELRLRAVSLVAADWGAGGIPDFRVVAHDEFEAVWPSGGRLAIFALAGLAFAALTMLVEGRLTQSFASVASARLSQIFSFGVLALGLHLCRTALALEGGELFVGAIFGYLRLRFVLARSGLAAPENAPAIGRFLLPLFALAGAFGAFRAASSGDTDVEDSFFLVFVAAAIPFALARLYARLTDTSFERGRRAMGLATVPLAFTALTSLAWVFALPALGWPALASRDRMRHAGPLILGFSLLLIPGLEIVTRTTIPPTQWAPGAVSDEFVADEGPLFFMPKNLLQFVPRHAHSWNYRVEATDFRGNTVAVEKPKDVYRIMVIGGSNVWGDGLDRADQAFPARLEIRLNERFGGGFEVLNGGVRGYNSFQVMVLFTRYAYRFEPDLVVMYMNRNDVDSREGVYRLRELLEDGASAAATREAGQYLRKLAFYNVAVRRFERARHEFPLLAKTQSLALVNTNPPEDTKENYRDIIRKARRIGAKVAFVSEYWGEVRRLTADEGPFHDVRRATRELVKEEDVPYFDAFKAFYGNYPFHEVILPHDHVHMTPQGHDILAGMLVDFLSNERLLE